The Acidihalobacter aeolianus genome segment AAGAGCTGGAGCCTCGGCTGCGGGTTTGTAAACCCACATGGCAGCTTCGCGCTGCAGGCAAAAGAACGCGACGCCTTGCGCGAGGCAGCGGTCATGAACCCGGGCGATCAGAACGCCGTTTACCAGTTTCAGAAGTACATGCGGTGGATGACCAACGAGGCCATCCTGTTCACGCAGATGTGGACGTACAACATGCAACAGTTTCCCTCGCTCAATCCTTCAGTGACTGCGCCGCTGTCTGCGTTTGGTCTGCGCATGGCGTCCGAAGCGCAGCACACACACAACAATGTGGTCTGGCACGTCCTGCACAAGATGCACGCGTTCTTTGTCTACTTTTCGCGCTCCGACTGCACGTACTGCCATGCCATGGCGCCCACGGTGCAGCGGGTTGCCCGTCATACAGGGCTGCCGATCTGGGACGCCTCACTCGATGGTGAGTGCCTGCCAGGCTTCAAACACTGCGGCACTGCCCCAGAGACCATTGCGCCGGCCGAACGCCTGCGCGTGAGGATCGTGCCTACGCTTTTCATCTATGTCCCCACGACCAAGTCCTGGTTGCGTGTATCGACGGGGATCAGCTCTGAAACAACGATCGAATCACGTACGCGGCAATTCTTTGAGGCCGCGGAAACGGCCGCCAAGGCTGGCCTCGAAAAGTCCGTGGGCGGCACGACGCCCGTGGATTTCAAGCGACAAACGATCAGTGGAGCCGAAGTCATGAAACTGGCTCAGGAGAAAGGGCTTGCTGACGGCGTACAAAGTGGAGGAGCGGGGCAATGAGGCGGGTTGTATTAAGAGTTGCGGCGGCGTTTTTATCACTTGCTCTGTGTAGTCAGCAAGTACACGCATCCGGTGAGCTGACCAACGCGTTCAATACCTTGTTGGGCGGAACATCGAGCTCTACGACAACAGGCGGCGTTTTTTCCGGGAAAATGTATACCACCATCACCGGCGGTTCTTACCGGCTGAATTTTTCACCCCAGCACACCGTCAATCTATTCAGCTTCGTCCCGCCTTCGTTAAATGTAGGTTGCTCTGGCATCAGTGCATTCAGTGGTGCTTTGAGCTTCGTGAATGGTCAGCAGATACAAGCAGTCCTCCAACAAATTTCACAAGGCGTTGTTGCGGGACTGTTCCTGGCGGCTGTGGGTTCGCTGTGCCCGCAGTGTGAGCAGTGGATTACCAAGATCGAGGACTGGTTACAGAAGGCTAGCGCCCTGGCAATCAACGGATGCCATATGGGGATGGCGATCGCGCAGGATATGGCGAATACGGCGCTGTCCGCCACCAACAATAAATGCATCAATCTGGCCGCGGCCACCAACAACAGCACGGACGTGTTTGCCGCACAGCAAACAACCTGCAACGGCGGATCGGCAACAGCGACCTACCTCAAGAATGTGTGGAGCAACGCCTTTGGCACCGGCAGTGGTTCGACGTCGCCGACGACAGCGAATGAATGCGTGGCCATGCAGAGCGTCTACGGCTCCGGGAACACGACCTGGGCTCTCCTGAATAACGTGAGTGCCTGGCAGGACGAGCCCTACCTTTCGATTCTGCTGATGTCGTACATGGGCACCAGCAGCTGGAATAAGGCCACGACGACCAATCCCAGTGGCGTATACGGATTTCATGAGCCGACCATCAATGCGGACCAG includes the following:
- the traF gene encoding conjugal transfer protein TraF, with translation MRGSSHYLIALGSGLGAAAAIASTAGLPDSVALLLGCLAGARSPDHLEGELLGMRLIPHRTITHWLPLWLLLAGFSAWLAVRFSLPGYVVLGYALGGLLHVIADLLTPMGVPILTPVRRHSLRLVRGAGGELMVVGLALAVGLLAWVPAAHAGPTVGSPASNALLDAQLLGAQAAKRCDSPGECGWWWGFDSPVRAKPKPTPPAVPSAAQAQTAQEEACHHAKSWSLGCGFVNPHGSFALQAKERDALREAAVMNPGDQNAVYQFQKYMRWMTNEAILFTQMWTYNMQQFPSLNPSVTAPLSAFGLRMASEAQHTHNNVVWHVLHKMHAFFVYFSRSDCTYCHAMAPTVQRVARHTGLPIWDASLDGECLPGFKHCGTAPETIAPAERLRVRIVPTLFIYVPTTKSWLRVSTGISSETTIESRTRQFFEAAETAAKAGLEKSVGGTTPVDFKRQTISGAEVMKLAQEKGLADGVQSGGAGQ
- a CDS encoding conjugal transfer protein TraH; amino-acid sequence: MRRVVLRVAAAFLSLALCSQQVHASGELTNAFNTLLGGTSSSTTTGGVFSGKMYTTITGGSYRLNFSPQHTVNLFSFVPPSLNVGCSGISAFSGALSFVNGQQIQAVLQQISQGVVAGLFLAAVGSLCPQCEQWITKIEDWLQKASALAINGCHMGMAIAQDMANTALSATNNKCINLAAATNNSTDVFAAQQTTCNGGSATATYLKNVWSNAFGTGSGSTSPTTANECVAMQSVYGSGNTTWALLNNVSAWQDEPYLSILLMSYMGTSSWNKATTTNPSGVYGFHEPTINADQLVHVFMCGTDPSSWTTPTYIASLGGSSGAQMYSVLTGIQNACNKQYGTGTTGGGLQLLYCATDTGQINQTSAYLPECAPGQTTGCTTAGTQSYSGCANVKAWPLSNLDSIAFSNTPVIGTTGFEYDVLNTLAEGVYDIKNDLPIAKSVIQLINISPFPLYKALNIAAVYPSVSAQIISDNAEALGTILALAYLRHILTTMSKGSDGKTLCIPRGLYRAFSKSERELHVTIQQNFKNVDQLYQHEEQIIQSVKQVNQAILQRVYAQGLMSASYR